TGCACAGCACACATGATGTATCCATCTGATGAGTTACGATGCAGCCCTCTAATCCCTTACAGAGAAGGAATTTGCTACGGAGCAGCGCTCTGTTCCTGCTCCATTCCCTTTTCTGATATGAATAGCGCAACCCTCATGCAACATTCGTCTGCCCTACCAGTCCTCAGTTGCCAGATAGGACAGGGAACTAGTAATGGATCAGTATTTGGTAACAGTGTTCTCGAGAGATTGCTCAGGCTGGTGGTGGATTCTCATGAAACTACTCTTCTCTGAATAATCGTAAGCAGTTCTAATAGCAAGCATGTCTCTGAATGGAATCTCGCAAGTTGGTGGTGCAAGCTCCTCCAAGTAGATGGTAATGAGCAAACTAGGAGGAAGAATGAAGAAATCTCTAGGTTTCTCTGCCCATGCGACGCTTTGGTGGCAACTCATTATTCCACCATCCTTCCTCAATTGCGCCATAGCATTACTCGGTCTCAGCTTTTGATAGTTGCAACACCGTGCGGTCCCAAGGCATCATATTCCTGAAACTTGGGATCAAAAGGGAGAAACTGGCACCGCTTGCTTTTCACAGTTCACGACCCTCTTGCTTCACTTACGCTCATGCTGGAGATATGACAAGAGTAGGATGGTGGAATTCTAAACACGCCCTGAAACAGATCGGATACAGATAGACAGCAATTAAGCACTTAGAATGGCGCCCAAGGGTTTAAAACCCGACTGCTATGAAAAAGTTGACAAAGATAACGAGCAATAGGCCTGCATAGCTTCCCTGCTTTAATACAGAAGCAGAACCTTAGTAAAAGAACATTAGCAGGAAACTGGAGTCAAGGCAACAACAAATCTCACCCCCACCACTGATGATAGGCAGCACTAGAATCCAGCAAAGTTCATGAAACCTTTGGAGGTGATTGAGAGGGTGAATATCATAAGTATCACACATTTGTAAGTTAAAAAACTACACTTCCCCTAGATATCCAGTCACAAACCCTAGCTCGCATTGGTAGTTCACCACAAAGAGCAATTTCAATAGCAACTTAGAACTTGTCTACAATGATACCATCTCTGAGGACTTCGTATGCATCTCGGCTCCGGGTTTTCTTCATGCTGGTGGTAAAATGGACCTTTGATCCCTCAGTTGTGATGCAAGTCACTTTTGCCCAAATCAAAATTTTGGTCTTCATCCCCTCGATGTCCGCCAGCTTCCCCTTCTCTAGATATCCAGTCACGCTAGTGAAAAAACGCAAGACCGAGGAGTCCTTGTAACCAACCTCACATATGGAAGGTATGAACACAGTAAGCTTCCCTGTCTCTTCGTTGAACTCATAGTTGGTGGCATCCCGAGGGAAGAGGCCCGCTGGCAAATCATACTCCCGCAGCAGATCAGGCAGGGGTTTCTGCATCTTTCCTACAAGTATTTGTTTTTTGGGAAGCAAGTCAAACAATAAGTTACAGCAAAACGAAAAATACAACAtacaaaataaaacatcaaaggtgAGGATAAGTCAAGCATCATGCATATTGAATTTCTCCCAGAAAAAAATGACCCAACAAACaaacaaagatttttttttttcattttttgacgtATTCATAGAAGTATAAGCcaggacaaagaagaagagaggaaagtcATCAGCACTAACATTCCCATAAATTCACagagaaacaagaaaaaatGATGTTTCTTTTGACAGATACAGCAGTTTTATGGTTTATGGTTGTCTAAGACAAAATTTGTTGGAGCAAAAATCAAGTTAGCCACGATTCAACCAACAGTTTTCTGATGTCACTAGTCAAGTTTTCACCCAGGCAACCATCATACTTCAATGACCTAGCTCATGGTAATCATGCGGTAGTGATATCATTAAGCAATTGCAAAGTCTAACATCCTGAATGATGCCACCTTCAGTCCCACCAGAATATGAGAGCAGCATCAGCTGCATGAAGAGCAAAGTTTATTGAAGGAAATTCTAAAACCACCACAGATAGGCTATCACATATAGCAAATGGAGGCACCATGACCCACAGGAGGCAGCAGTATGCTGATCTGAGTCTTGGATCATACAGTACAAAGAAGTTCTAGATTTTATTTATCTGAGAAAGAAAGCTAGCTTTTAACTTTGGAAACGACCTTCATTGTAACTGGAAATGGCCAGAAAAATGATATACAGATATGCACTCATGGATGGTCATATGTTGAAAATTGCCATATACAAGACAGATGCCATCAGATATGTTAAAGGAACAAAGTAATCACAAACCCTATTATGCAGCCATCTTCCTCAGAGTAGATAATCTGGGTACATCCTTAGAAACAAGAAAGTGCAATGGACAGAAAGGGGTTATATAATGAATTTCAATCAATGTTGATAGATGCACTAATAAacttgcatcaaaataaagataATGCAATAATCACAAAGGAAATTCTAAAACAAAGACTCTTGCTCTAACACTGGACTTCATCTCATATAATATGTGCTATAAAAGAATATGTTTTTATGATACTGAAGAGAATGCACTACTTAACATGCGGAAAAATCAAGATTGCAAATGTAATTTAGGACAGCATATCGAAAAGGAGAAATGATGAAGGATACTGCACCTTTGATTTTATTGACCAACCATTTTGTTCCCCCTTCAATGCTGCTAGAAAGTGACTGATTTCATCATTTTCAAAAGTTAATGTCAATACACGACAATAGTTACAAGGACACTTCAAAATTGCATTAAAATAGATAGCATGAATCCAGTAATGAACATAACATAACAAAATTTTCACAGCCAAACCTTATGCATTATTCAGAAATTATGACTTATTGAGGAAAATAAATGGCTTTAATGATGAAGCATGCAAGCACTGATTGCTTCTGTAAAACTCTTAAGGGgtgttggagaaaaagaaaccTTCTCAGTGCAAATATTTGAGAGTTGTAACCAGCATACATAATACAACTAACAATAGTGGACTCCAGCAATTAATACGAAAGATTTTCCTTTTCAGCTCAGGAGAGTATTAGATATTTTCTGACAAAATTTATATTAATCACAAAAATGGGCAACAACAGCCAAAGACCATGGAAGAGAAGTGGCTCTGAAGTCATTATCCACAAGTTAACAAGGTGCTAGAGTCAAGACACATTAAAGAAAGTTGCCCCACAAACTTGTGGAGAAATGTATTATCTGCTGAATCCAATTTTATGAATCTTATTATCATTTAGTCTACCCAAATAAATCAGTTGACAACCAtgaaaaaagtgttttatcatTCTACAGCCAGTTTTCTAGTTTGTAACCAAAGGCATACGTTCTTCTGTAAAGAAATTCTCAAGCTACTCGCAACTTTGCTTCCTAAATCGTCCCTCTTTATCTGAATCATGAATCGATACATGgctagaaatttttaaaatttagcgAAAGATTATGAATTACTGTGAACAATTCACAAACTGCttctcaagttttttttttcgttttctttttcttttttttttttggtgtgtgcgtgtgtgttggggggggggggggggggggggggggggggggttgtatTCCTTGTATTCCCTTTCCATTTTCTCAACTTTTCTGTAATGTCTAACCCTATGTTTAGCCACCTCCCAATCAGCCTAtcttccctctccccctccctacCGCTCCCTGAAATCTAGCCATCccctctttcctttctctcatCTAACCCTATTTTTATACTCGTTTTCGCCTTGGATGACATAATCCTCAATGCTTATTTTAACAATTAGTAGTGCCAATCCAAGACATACAAAGATTTACAATTTCAAAAAGTAGCTCTCATCTCAGCTCCCCA
The Phoenix dactylifera cultivar Barhee BC4 chromosome 3, palm_55x_up_171113_PBpolish2nd_filt_p, whole genome shotgun sequence DNA segment above includes these coding regions:
- the LOC103717486 gene encoding uncharacterized protein At5g01610-like, with the translated sequence MDQILNKVGSYWFNKRASKEISSVGDDINSLSSSIEGGTKWLVNKIKGKMQKPLPDLLREYDLPAGLFPRDATNYEFNEETGKLTVFIPSICEVGYKDSSVLRFFTSVTGYLEKGKLADIEGMKTKILIWAKVTCITTEGSKVHFTTSMKKTRSRDAYEVLRDGIIVDKF